A single region of the Vicia villosa cultivar HV-30 ecotype Madison, WI linkage group LG4, Vvil1.0, whole genome shotgun sequence genome encodes:
- the LOC131600319 gene encoding pentatricopeptide repeat-containing protein At1g62350-like produces the protein MLRLALRRASSTSTSTVVKSSSRSITGSASKPSLSIWRRKKELGKEGLIITKELKRLQPDPVRLDRFVRSNVSRLLKSDLVSVLFEFQRQDNVFLSMKLYDIIRKEIWYRPDMFFYRDMLMMLARNKRVGETKRVWDDLKREGVLFDQHTFGDIIRAFLDSGLTSEAMDIYEEMRQSPEPPLSLPFRVILKGLIPYPELREKIKDDFLEIFPDMIIYDPPEDLFEDHEKHRDGTNSDFY, from the exons ATGCTGCGACTTGCGCTGCGAAGAGCTTCTTCAACTTCCACATCCACCGTCGTCAAATCCTCTTCCCGGTCTATTACCGGTTCGGCTTCCAAACCGAGCCTATCAATATGGAGGCGGAAGAAAGAGTTGGGTAAAGAAGGTCTCATCATCACCAAAGAGCTCAAGAGACTCCAACCCGATCCGGTTCGTCTCGACCGCTTTGTCCGGTCTAATGTTTCCCGCTTGCTCAAGTCCGACCTCGTCTCTGTACTCTTTGAATTCCAAAGACAGGATAATGTCTTCCTCTCCATGAAG TTGTATGATATAATTCGTAAAGAAATATGGTACCGGCCGGACATGTTCTTTTACAGGGACATGCTTATGATGCTTGCAAGAAACAAAAGGGTGGGTGAAACAAAGAGGGTGTGGGATGATTTGAAAAGAGAGGGAGTTTTATTTGATCAGCATACATTTGGAGACATTATTAGAGCCTTTCTAGATAGTGGATTGACCTCAGAGGCTATGGACATATATGAAGAAATGCGACAATCTCCTGAGCCCCCTCTGTCATTGCCTTTTCGTGTAATATTAAAAGGACTCATTCCATATCCAGAGTTAAGAGAGAAAATAAAAGACGACTTTTTAGAGATTTTCCCGGATATGATCATCTATGACCCTCCTGAGGACTTGTTTGAAGATCATGAGAAGCACAGGGATGGAACAAATAGTGACTTTTATTGA